The Daucus carota subsp. sativus chromosome 7, DH1 v3.0, whole genome shotgun sequence genome window below encodes:
- the LOC135147726 gene encoding uncharacterized protein LOC135147726 isoform X2, translating into MQLRGMDRSLLFLIHVILWNLRKTKDLVNALHQVGELVLSIAAKEFAVPMILMNHEETDEAMVMRCLIALVLIVLKSLFKCQEAFVDVLREAEGAVIKFCMESERPRVAVIMSAPARWCELDLNLLEEIRGRLRSPTDQARFRGVCKAWHDVRPVKMMKSIPWQVKLDREIPKAADKLEFRVYDPSSMSAFVHNIFWADLGIPSPSSYKNIGASRKNNWFFICISKPRLFFWTRRYFLFHTPYTRKTIKLPTLDYPSRFKFRRTFSTDPESPNCVFFLSDTFDADKIVVITYCKSDTKWTAREFERVQEFVPCDCIPIYFREIFYLVSPFGQVASYNIVDDEFKFESLLIDESFVLNYNSFRIYQVFELNGELMLIYFGSKKKDNDSRPGKQCIRMYDWSNKVWIPVSTLGDNAIFVGDQILSVAIVNTEETKNCGVLPNKIYRFYDFGCIIYSLEDGNLVEYTPMYSNLLGDGCGDLPEFKYNCGITFWDATKAFYWLEPPTVMYKQSRFHAST; encoded by the coding sequence ATGCAATTACGAGGTATGGATCGGTCTTTACTTTTCTTAATTCACGTAATTCTCTGGAACTTACGAAAGACTAAAGACTTAGTGAACGCGTTACATCAAGTAGGAGAACTTGTACTATCAATAGCAGCTAAAGAATTTGCAGTTCCTATGATTTTAATGAATCATGAAGAAACAGATGAGGCCATGGTGATGAGGTGTTTAATAGCGCTAGTTCTGATTGTGTTGAAAAGTCTTTTTAAGTGTCAAGAAGCTTTTGTAGATGTGTTGAGAGAAGCAGAGGGAGCGGTGATTAAGTTTTGTATGGAGAGTGAAAGGCCGAGAGTGGCGGTGATTATGTCGGCACCTGCTCGGTGGTGTGAACTTGATTTGAATTTGCTGGAAGAAATTAGGGGGAGACTCAGAAGTCCTACTGACCAGGCGCGTTTTCGTGGGGTGTGTAAGGCTTGGCATGATGTTCGTCCGGTTAAAATGATGAAATCGATACCGTGGCAAGTTAAATTGGACCGTGAAATTCCGAAGGCTGCTGATAAGTTAGAATTTCGAGTGTATGACCCGTCATCAATGTCTGCTTTTGTTCATAATATCTTTTGGGCTGATTTAGGTATTCCCTCTCCTTCGTCTTATAAGAATATAGGGGCTAGTCGTAAGAATAACTggttttttatttgtattagtaAGCCAAGATTGTTTTTTTGGACGCGTAGATACTTTTTATTTCATACCCCATACACCAGAAAAACTATCAAACTCCCAACATTAGACTATCCATCTCGTTTTAAGTTCAGAAGAACGTTCTCCACTGACCCTGAGTCTCCGAATTGTGTCTTCTTTCTTTCGGATACTTTTGATGCAGACAAAATTGTTGTTATAACATATTGCAAGAGTGACACAAAATGGACGGCTAGAGAGTTTGAAAGAGTTCAGGAGTTTGTCCCTTGTGATTGCATCCCTATATACTTTCGAGAAATCTTCTACCTTGTTTCTCCCTTTGGACAAGTCGCATCCTATAATATTGTTGATGACGAATTTAAGTTTGAGAGTTTGTTAATAGATGAAAGTTTTGTTCTAAATTACAATTCATTTAGGATATACCAAGTGTTTGAGTTAAATGGAGAGCTCATGCTCATTTATTTTGGCTCAAAGAAAAAGGACAATGACAGTCGCCCCGGCAAGCAGTGTATAAGAATGTATGATTGGTCAAACAAGGTTTGGATTCCAGTGAGCACCCTTGGGGATAATGCAATATTTGTTGGCGACCAAATTCTTTCAGTTGCTATAGTTAATACAGAGGAAACGAAAAATTGTGGAGTATTACCAAACAAGATATATCGCTTTTATGATTTTGGGTGCATTATTTATTCCTTGGAGGATGGCAACTTAGTCGAATATACGcctatgtattctaacttactGGGGGATGGTTGTGGTGATTTACCTGAATTCAAGTACAATTGTGGGATTACATTTTGGGATGCGACCAAGGCGTTTTATTGGTTGGAACCGCCCACTGTCATGTACAAACAATCAAG
- the LOC135147726 gene encoding uncharacterized protein LOC135147726 isoform X1, translating into MQLRGMDRSLLFLIHVILWNLRKTKDLVNALHQVGELVLSIAAKEFAVPMILMNHEETDEAMVMRCLIALVLIVLKSLFKCQEAFVDVLREAEGAVIKFCMESERPRVAVIMSAPARWCELDLNLLEEIRGRLRSPTDQARFRGVCKAWHDVRPVKMMKSIPWQVKLDREIPKAADKLEFRVYDPSSMSAFVHNIFWADLGIPSPSSYKNIGASRKNNWFFICISKPRLFFWTRRYFLFHTPYTRKTIKLPTLDYPSRFKFRRTFSTDPESPNCVFFLSDTFDADKIVVITYCKSDTKWTAREFERVQEFVPCDCIPIYFREIFYLVSPFGQVASYNIVDDEFKFESLLIDESFVLNYNSFRIYQVFELNGELMLIYFGSKKKDNDSRPGKQCIRMYDWSNKVWIPVSTLGDNAIFVGDQILSVAIVNTEETKNCGVLPNKIYRFYDFGCIIYSLEDGNLVEYTPMYSNLLGDGCGDLPEFKYNCGITFWDATKAFYWLEPPTVMYKQSSRFHAST; encoded by the coding sequence ATGCAATTACGAGGTATGGATCGGTCTTTACTTTTCTTAATTCACGTAATTCTCTGGAACTTACGAAAGACTAAAGACTTAGTGAACGCGTTACATCAAGTAGGAGAACTTGTACTATCAATAGCAGCTAAAGAATTTGCAGTTCCTATGATTTTAATGAATCATGAAGAAACAGATGAGGCCATGGTGATGAGGTGTTTAATAGCGCTAGTTCTGATTGTGTTGAAAAGTCTTTTTAAGTGTCAAGAAGCTTTTGTAGATGTGTTGAGAGAAGCAGAGGGAGCGGTGATTAAGTTTTGTATGGAGAGTGAAAGGCCGAGAGTGGCGGTGATTATGTCGGCACCTGCTCGGTGGTGTGAACTTGATTTGAATTTGCTGGAAGAAATTAGGGGGAGACTCAGAAGTCCTACTGACCAGGCGCGTTTTCGTGGGGTGTGTAAGGCTTGGCATGATGTTCGTCCGGTTAAAATGATGAAATCGATACCGTGGCAAGTTAAATTGGACCGTGAAATTCCGAAGGCTGCTGATAAGTTAGAATTTCGAGTGTATGACCCGTCATCAATGTCTGCTTTTGTTCATAATATCTTTTGGGCTGATTTAGGTATTCCCTCTCCTTCGTCTTATAAGAATATAGGGGCTAGTCGTAAGAATAACTggttttttatttgtattagtaAGCCAAGATTGTTTTTTTGGACGCGTAGATACTTTTTATTTCATACCCCATACACCAGAAAAACTATCAAACTCCCAACATTAGACTATCCATCTCGTTTTAAGTTCAGAAGAACGTTCTCCACTGACCCTGAGTCTCCGAATTGTGTCTTCTTTCTTTCGGATACTTTTGATGCAGACAAAATTGTTGTTATAACATATTGCAAGAGTGACACAAAATGGACGGCTAGAGAGTTTGAAAGAGTTCAGGAGTTTGTCCCTTGTGATTGCATCCCTATATACTTTCGAGAAATCTTCTACCTTGTTTCTCCCTTTGGACAAGTCGCATCCTATAATATTGTTGATGACGAATTTAAGTTTGAGAGTTTGTTAATAGATGAAAGTTTTGTTCTAAATTACAATTCATTTAGGATATACCAAGTGTTTGAGTTAAATGGAGAGCTCATGCTCATTTATTTTGGCTCAAAGAAAAAGGACAATGACAGTCGCCCCGGCAAGCAGTGTATAAGAATGTATGATTGGTCAAACAAGGTTTGGATTCCAGTGAGCACCCTTGGGGATAATGCAATATTTGTTGGCGACCAAATTCTTTCAGTTGCTATAGTTAATACAGAGGAAACGAAAAATTGTGGAGTATTACCAAACAAGATATATCGCTTTTATGATTTTGGGTGCATTATTTATTCCTTGGAGGATGGCAACTTAGTCGAATATACGcctatgtattctaacttactGGGGGATGGTTGTGGTGATTTACCTGAATTCAAGTACAATTGTGGGATTACATTTTGGGATGCGACCAAGGCGTTTTATTGGTTGGAACCGCCCACTGTCATGTACAAACAATCAAG